In one Nocardia tengchongensis genomic region, the following are encoded:
- a CDS encoding acyl-CoA dehydrogenase family protein: protein MSLTAEQQELVTTVRAVLTKHGDSAAMRRGLESDRGYDEQLWKLLCEQVGVAALAIPEEFGGIGVGLVESLLVVEELGRTLSAPPMLGSAVLGVQALLLAGNTEANERLLPEVAEGARTLALCWAGVSGWDSFGVQATGETLSGSAHYVLDGAFADTLLVLTADGLFEVAADAAGVTRTAVVTQDPTRKLARVDFDAVAAAPLGQLDVTRLREISWAAMVAEQIGAAEQCLDMTVEYSKSRVQFGRPIGSFQALKHRMADMYVLVESARSLGYLAIAGLAEGAVDPIDIQAARLHAIDTFNQVVSETVQMHGGIAITWEHDAHLFFKRAHADAQLFGTPARPLARPA from the coding sequence ATGAGCCTCACGGCCGAACAGCAAGAACTCGTCACCACCGTGCGCGCGGTGCTGACCAAGCACGGTGACAGCGCGGCCATGCGGCGCGGGCTGGAGTCCGACCGCGGCTACGACGAACAGCTGTGGAAGCTGCTGTGCGAGCAGGTCGGCGTCGCGGCCCTGGCCATTCCGGAGGAATTCGGCGGCATCGGGGTCGGCCTGGTCGAATCGCTGCTGGTGGTCGAGGAACTCGGCCGCACACTGTCCGCGCCGCCGATGCTCGGCTCGGCCGTGCTGGGTGTGCAGGCGCTGCTGCTGGCCGGGAACACCGAGGCCAACGAGCGGCTGTTGCCCGAGGTCGCCGAGGGCGCGCGGACGCTGGCGCTGTGCTGGGCCGGGGTGTCGGGCTGGGACTCCTTCGGGGTTCAGGCCACCGGTGAAACCCTGTCCGGCTCCGCGCATTACGTGCTCGACGGCGCGTTCGCGGACACCCTGCTGGTGCTCACCGCCGACGGCCTGTTCGAGGTCGCCGCGGACGCGGCGGGTGTCACCCGCACCGCCGTGGTCACCCAGGACCCGACCCGCAAGCTGGCCCGCGTCGACTTCGACGCGGTCGCGGCCGCTCCGCTGGGGCAGCTCGACGTCACCCGCCTGCGCGAGATCTCCTGGGCGGCAATGGTCGCCGAGCAGATCGGCGCGGCCGAGCAGTGCCTCGACATGACCGTCGAGTACTCGAAGTCGCGGGTGCAGTTCGGTCGCCCGATCGGCAGCTTCCAGGCCCTCAAGCACCGCATGGCCGACATGTACGTGCTGGTGGAATCGGCTCGCTCGCTGGGCTACCTGGCGATCGCCGGCCTCGCCGAGGGCGCGGTCGACCCGATCGACATCCAGGCCGCCCGCCTGCACGCCATCGACACCTTCAACCAGGTGGTGTCCGAGACCGTGCAGATGCACGGCGGCATCGCCATCACCTGGGAGCACGACGCGCACCTGTTCTTCAAGCGCGCTCACGCCGACGCCCAGCTCTTCGGCACTCCCGCGCGTCCGCTGGCCCGCCCGGCCTAG
- a CDS encoding enoyl-CoA hydratase, producing MSQELGPIPDEGEVVLYEKRGPIAVVTLNRPDFRNAQNSVMTYALDAAFTKAVEDAEVKVIVLAGAGKHFSAGHDIGTQGRDHHISYENQAVMWWDHVDRPGGDQRFARESEVYLGMCRRWREIPKRTIAMVQGACIAGALMLAWACDMIVASEDAFFSDPVVRMGIPGVEYFAHPWVLGPRRAKEVLFTGERFTAAQAYEWGMLNRVVPREELEAQTIALAEKIAEMPQFGLALTKKAVNQCEDLMGMRAGMDSVFGLHHFAHAHNAEVGQGSLGGMDAKSMKAAAATASRASDTTNDGAK from the coding sequence GTGAGCCAGGAATTGGGGCCCATCCCCGATGAGGGCGAAGTCGTCCTCTACGAGAAGCGCGGCCCGATCGCGGTCGTCACGCTGAACCGGCCGGACTTCCGCAATGCGCAGAACTCGGTCATGACCTACGCCCTCGACGCCGCCTTCACCAAGGCCGTCGAGGACGCCGAGGTCAAGGTGATCGTCCTGGCCGGCGCCGGAAAGCATTTCAGCGCCGGGCACGACATCGGCACGCAGGGCCGCGATCATCACATCTCCTACGAGAACCAGGCCGTCATGTGGTGGGACCACGTGGACCGGCCGGGCGGCGATCAGCGGTTCGCGCGCGAGTCCGAGGTGTACCTGGGCATGTGCCGGCGTTGGCGGGAGATCCCCAAGCGCACCATCGCCATGGTGCAAGGCGCGTGCATCGCAGGTGCCCTCATGCTGGCGTGGGCCTGCGACATGATCGTGGCCTCCGAGGACGCGTTCTTCTCCGATCCGGTGGTCCGCATGGGCATTCCGGGCGTCGAGTACTTCGCGCACCCGTGGGTGCTGGGACCGCGCCGCGCCAAGGAGGTGCTGTTCACCGGTGAGCGCTTCACCGCGGCACAGGCTTACGAGTGGGGCATGCTGAATCGCGTTGTCCCGCGCGAGGAGCTGGAGGCGCAGACCATCGCGCTCGCCGAGAAGATCGCGGAGATGCCGCAGTTCGGGCTGGCGCTCACCAAGAAGGCCGTCAACCAGTGCGAGGACCTGATGGGGATGCGCGCGGGCATGGATTCCGTGTTCGGCCTGCATCACTTCGCGCACGCCCACAATGCCGAGGTCGGCCAGGGCTCATTGGGCGGTATGGACGCGAAGTCCATGAAAGCGGCCGCGGCCACGGCGAGCCGTGCATCGGACACTACGAACGACGGGGCAAAGTAA
- a CDS encoding FadD3 family acyl-CoA ligase, with protein MTSPPQTTPLALHAAAHAYGDAPAVADGAVRLSWSQLLDSVRETARALMARGIQRGDRIGIWAPNTHHWVSAVLATHYVGATIVPLNTRYVADEAADTLSRVHAKALFIAGEFLGRDRLAELRAHAPELGIETVVVIPVEGEAPVENAIAWSDLGKVAETVSLDEVVARAESVSPDDLSDILFTSGTTGRSKGALIAHRQLLTSARAWADCATLNSDDRYLVVPPFFHSFGYKAGIITCLATGATIVPQAVFDVPETMRLISTERITVLTGPPTIHQTILDHPERDGADLSSLRVAVTGAATVPVVLIERLRSELTFDVVLTAYGQTESGGFGTMCRPEDSSETIANTCGRTIDGFEMKLADNGELLLRSDQVMRGYLDDPQATAATIDPDGWLHTGDVAVIDERGYMKVTDRLKDMYISGGFNVYPAEVEQAMARIEGVAETAVIGVPDERMGEVGKVYVVRRAGSELTAEDVIAKAKTMLANFKVPRFVEFRDALPYNAAGKVLKRNLRDEEKA; from the coding sequence GTGACATCTCCTCCGCAGACCACGCCACTTGCTCTGCACGCGGCCGCGCACGCCTACGGTGACGCGCCCGCCGTGGCAGACGGCGCCGTGCGCCTGAGCTGGTCGCAACTGCTGGACTCGGTCCGTGAGACCGCCCGCGCGCTCATGGCCCGCGGCATCCAGCGCGGCGACCGCATCGGCATCTGGGCGCCCAACACCCACCACTGGGTGAGCGCGGTGCTGGCCACCCACTACGTGGGCGCGACCATCGTGCCGCTGAACACCCGGTACGTGGCCGACGAGGCGGCGGACACGCTGTCGCGGGTGCACGCCAAGGCGCTGTTCATCGCGGGTGAATTCCTCGGCCGCGACCGGCTGGCCGAATTGCGCGCGCACGCACCGGAACTGGGCATCGAGACGGTCGTCGTCATCCCGGTCGAGGGCGAAGCGCCCGTCGAGAACGCCATCGCCTGGTCCGACCTGGGCAAGGTGGCCGAGACCGTGAGCCTCGACGAGGTCGTCGCACGCGCGGAATCGGTATCGCCGGACGACCTGTCCGACATCCTGTTCACCTCCGGCACCACCGGCCGCAGCAAGGGAGCGCTCATCGCGCACCGGCAGCTGCTGACCAGTGCCCGCGCGTGGGCCGACTGCGCGACTCTGAACAGCGACGACCGCTATCTGGTGGTGCCGCCGTTCTTCCACAGCTTCGGCTACAAGGCGGGCATCATCACCTGCCTGGCCACCGGCGCGACCATCGTGCCGCAGGCCGTCTTCGACGTGCCCGAGACCATGCGGTTGATCAGCACCGAGCGCATCACCGTGCTCACCGGTCCGCCCACCATTCACCAGACCATCCTCGATCACCCCGAGCGGGACGGGGCGGATCTGTCCAGCCTGCGCGTCGCGGTCACCGGTGCGGCCACGGTGCCGGTCGTGCTCATCGAAAGACTGCGCTCGGAGCTGACTTTCGATGTGGTGCTGACCGCCTACGGCCAGACCGAGTCCGGCGGCTTCGGCACCATGTGCCGGCCCGAGGACTCCAGCGAGACCATCGCCAACACCTGCGGCCGCACCATCGACGGCTTCGAGATGAAGCTGGCCGACAACGGCGAGCTGCTGCTGCGCAGCGACCAGGTGATGCGCGGCTACCTCGACGACCCGCAGGCCACCGCCGCCACCATCGACCCGGACGGCTGGCTGCACACCGGCGATGTCGCCGTCATCGACGAGCGCGGCTACATGAAGGTCACCGACCGGCTCAAGGACATGTACATCTCCGGCGGCTTCAATGTGTATCCCGCCGAGGTGGAACAGGCCATGGCCCGCATCGAGGGCGTCGCCGAGACCGCGGTCATCGGCGTGCCGGACGAGCGTATGGGCGAGGTCGGCAAGGTGTACGTGGTGCGCCGGGCCGGGTCGGAGCTGACCGCCGAGGACGTGATCGCGAAGGCCAAGACCATGCTGGCCAACTTCAAGGTGCCGCGGTTCGTGGAATTCCGCGACGCGCTGCCGTACAACGCCGCAGGCAAGGTGCTGAAGCGCAACCTACGTGATGAGGAGAAGGCGTGA
- a CDS encoding acyl-CoA dehydrogenase family protein yields MRFALTAEQNDFAASLRKMGEAAKTPGVVRAWGEGEAAAGRALIGQLAEAGALGLTISEDNGGFGAGPVEMIVAFTELGRAAVPGPLVESAAAIPALLQALPDSALAAERLPELAEGAKLGTLAVTASAGANAGRSAGSALALDADVADLVLIAEGNRIAVGTAGDLVTSVDAARRLFTVAAGETLAEGEGVSEAIDLAFDTAALAAAAQLLGAGRAMLDTSVEYVKQRQQFGTPIGRNQAIKHHLANAHIGLEMALPLLYRAALTLESGADAQTRGRDISAAKLACGEAAYQTARIALQVHGAIGYTAECDLSLWLTKVTALRSAWGTPAEHRARIAAALRAGNVA; encoded by the coding sequence ATGCGATTCGCATTGACCGCAGAACAGAACGATTTCGCCGCCAGCCTGCGCAAGATGGGCGAGGCCGCCAAGACTCCCGGCGTGGTCCGGGCGTGGGGCGAGGGCGAGGCCGCCGCCGGGCGCGCGCTGATCGGCCAGCTGGCCGAGGCGGGCGCGCTGGGGCTGACCATTTCCGAGGACAACGGCGGCTTCGGCGCGGGCCCGGTCGAGATGATCGTGGCCTTCACCGAGCTCGGCCGGGCCGCCGTGCCGGGTCCGCTGGTGGAGAGCGCCGCCGCGATTCCCGCACTGCTGCAGGCGCTTCCGGACTCGGCGCTCGCCGCCGAGCGGCTGCCGGAGCTGGCCGAGGGCGCGAAGCTGGGCACCCTCGCGGTGACCGCGTCGGCCGGCGCCAACGCGGGCCGCTCCGCGGGTTCGGCGCTGGCGCTGGACGCCGATGTCGCCGACCTGGTGCTGATCGCCGAGGGCAACCGCATCGCGGTGGGCACCGCCGGTGATCTGGTGACGTCGGTGGACGCCGCGCGCCGCCTGTTCACCGTGGCCGCGGGCGAGACCCTCGCCGAGGGCGAAGGCGTCAGTGAGGCAATCGATCTCGCCTTCGACACCGCCGCGCTGGCCGCCGCCGCGCAGCTGCTCGGCGCGGGCCGGGCCATGCTGGACACCAGCGTCGAGTACGTGAAGCAGCGCCAGCAGTTCGGTACCCCGATCGGCCGCAACCAGGCGATCAAGCACCACCTGGCCAATGCCCACATCGGCCTGGAGATGGCGCTGCCGCTGCTCTACCGGGCCGCCCTGACCCTGGAGTCGGGCGCGGACGCGCAGACCCGTGGTCGCGACATCTCCGCGGCCAAGCTGGCCTGCGGTGAGGCCGCGTACCAGACCGCGCGCATCGCGCTGCAGGTGCACGGCGCGATCGGCTACACCGCCGAATGCGATCTGTCGCTGTGGCTGACCAAGGTCACCGCCCTGCGTTCGGCCTGGGGCACCCCGGCCGAGCACCGCGCCCGCATCGCCGCCGCCCTGCGCGCCGGCAACGTGGCATGA
- a CDS encoding acyl-CoA dehydrogenase family protein, producing MDLEFDSKTEEFRAEVRDFLAANMPAAPLPSMDTKAGFELHREWEAKLADARLSCVAWPAEYGGRDASLTEWVIFEEEYYAAGAPGRVSQNGIFLLAPTLFEHGSPEQLARILPRMARADDIWAQAWSEPEAGSDLAGIRSTAKRTEGGWILNGQKTWSSRASFADWGFGLFRSDPEAQRHKGLTYLMFPLTADGVTVRPIPQLDGEPGFAEIFLDNVFVPDQDVIGEANNGWKVAMATSSNERGLSLRAPGRFNATARKLIELWKDSAAESDTAAADRVVDAWVGAEAYRLNTWATVTRLADGGQLGAESSVNKVFWSDLDIAMHETALDLHGAAAEQESAWTDGYLFSLAGPIYAGTNEIQRNIIAERLLGLPR from the coding sequence GTGGATCTCGAATTCGACAGCAAGACCGAGGAATTCCGCGCCGAGGTGCGCGACTTCCTGGCGGCGAACATGCCCGCCGCTCCCCTGCCGTCCATGGACACCAAGGCGGGTTTCGAGCTGCACCGCGAGTGGGAGGCCAAGCTGGCCGACGCCCGCCTGTCGTGTGTGGCCTGGCCCGCCGAGTACGGCGGCCGTGACGCCTCGCTGACCGAATGGGTCATCTTCGAGGAGGAGTACTACGCCGCGGGCGCGCCCGGTCGCGTCTCGCAGAACGGCATCTTCCTGCTCGCGCCGACCCTGTTCGAGCACGGCTCCCCCGAGCAGCTGGCCCGCATCCTGCCGAGAATGGCGCGCGCGGACGATATCTGGGCGCAGGCCTGGTCCGAGCCGGAGGCCGGTTCCGACCTGGCCGGTATCCGCTCCACCGCCAAGCGCACCGAGGGCGGCTGGATCCTCAACGGCCAGAAGACCTGGAGCTCGCGGGCCTCGTTCGCGGACTGGGGTTTCGGCCTGTTCCGCAGTGACCCGGAGGCGCAGCGCCACAAGGGCCTCACCTACCTGATGTTCCCGCTCACCGCGGACGGCGTCACGGTGCGGCCGATTCCGCAGCTGGACGGCGAGCCGGGCTTCGCGGAGATCTTCCTGGACAACGTGTTCGTGCCCGATCAGGACGTGATCGGTGAGGCGAACAACGGCTGGAAGGTCGCGATGGCGACCTCCAGCAACGAGCGTGGTCTGTCGCTGCGCGCGCCGGGCCGGTTCAACGCCACCGCCCGCAAGCTGATCGAGCTGTGGAAGGACTCGGCCGCCGAGTCCGACACCGCCGCCGCCGACCGCGTGGTCGACGCGTGGGTGGGCGCGGAGGCGTACCGCCTCAACACCTGGGCCACCGTGACCCGCCTGGCCGACGGTGGCCAGCTGGGCGCGGAGTCCTCGGTGAACAAGGTGTTCTGGTCGGATCTGGACATCGCCATGCACGAGACCGCGCTCGATCTGCACGGCGCGGCCGCGGAGCAGGAGTCGGCCTGGACCGACGGTTACCTGTTCTCGCTGGCGGGCCCGATCTACGCCGGCACCAACGAGATCCAGCGCAACATCATCGCCGAACGCCTGCTCGGCCTGCCGCGATAG
- a CDS encoding MarR family winged helix-turn-helix transcriptional regulator — protein sequence MQLRQATEPTPDDTGNRLVDIVVATTRLNRLAGVLGGIDVPHAVMRALGTLDEYGPLRISEFARIDRCSQPSATALIGRLTEAGLATRTKDPDDSRAVVVELTSAGRDRLAAARDQLGNSLAARLPDLDPALLTRLSRDLDELAAAFRAAGA from the coding sequence GTGCAGCTGAGACAGGCAACCGAACCCACCCCGGACGACACCGGGAACCGGCTGGTCGACATCGTCGTCGCCACCACACGGCTCAACCGCCTGGCCGGAGTTCTCGGCGGCATCGATGTTCCGCACGCCGTCATGCGGGCCCTCGGGACCCTCGACGAGTACGGCCCCCTGCGGATCAGCGAGTTCGCTCGCATCGACCGATGCTCGCAACCATCAGCAACGGCGCTGATCGGACGGCTGACCGAGGCCGGTCTCGCCACGCGGACCAAAGATCCCGACGACTCCAGAGCCGTGGTCGTCGAGCTCACCTCCGCGGGACGAGACCGGCTCGCCGCCGCCCGCGACCAGCTCGGAAACTCCCTCGCCGCACGGCTTCCCGACCTCGACCCCGCCCTGCTCACCCGCCTGAGCCGGGACCTGGACGAGCTCGCCGCAGCCTTCAGGGCCGCCGGAGCCTGA
- a CDS encoding MFS transporter — MTTSAPITRPAFPAALGPDNAAVSKPGQPKSVWAVAFASVIAFMGIGLVDPILKPIGEQLHASPSQVTLLFTSYMLVTGVAMLITGVVSCRFGAKKTLLAGLSIIVVFAALAGSSNTVGQIVGFRAGWGLGNALFIATALATIVGAASGGVARAIVLYEAALGIGIAAGPLVGGFLGHFSWRAPFFGVSALMAIAFIALVVLLPESPKPAHSTSITAPFKALTFPGLLLVSATALLYNYGFFTLLAYTPFPLNMGTYSIGFIFFGWGLMLALSSVVIAPKLQRRFGTVPMMALALSLFAADLAVMAVFTDHKPVLVIGTVISGLFLGVNNTLITEAVMEAAPVERSTASAAYSFVRFAGGAAAPYLAGKLGEHQASLPFWVGAACTAAAVAVLFSGRKLLSHMDDHAPAAHTPAEARAITLGDD, encoded by the coding sequence GTGACCACCAGCGCCCCGATCACCAGGCCCGCCTTCCCCGCCGCTCTCGGCCCCGACAACGCCGCGGTATCCAAACCCGGACAACCCAAATCGGTATGGGCCGTCGCTTTCGCCTCGGTCATCGCGTTCATGGGCATCGGCCTGGTCGATCCGATCCTGAAGCCGATCGGCGAGCAGCTGCACGCCTCACCGTCCCAGGTGACGCTGCTGTTCACCAGCTACATGCTGGTCACGGGCGTGGCCATGCTGATCACCGGAGTCGTCTCCTGCCGCTTCGGCGCCAAGAAGACACTGCTGGCGGGCCTGAGCATCATCGTCGTCTTCGCCGCTCTCGCAGGCAGTTCCAACACGGTCGGGCAGATCGTCGGCTTCCGCGCGGGCTGGGGTCTGGGCAACGCGCTGTTCATCGCCACCGCGCTGGCCACCATCGTGGGCGCGGCCTCCGGCGGCGTCGCCCGCGCCATCGTCCTCTACGAGGCGGCGCTGGGCATCGGTATCGCGGCGGGCCCCCTGGTCGGCGGGTTCCTCGGCCACTTCAGCTGGCGCGCACCGTTCTTCGGCGTCTCGGCGCTGATGGCCATCGCCTTCATCGCCCTGGTCGTGCTGCTGCCCGAGTCGCCGAAACCGGCGCACTCCACCTCGATCACCGCCCCGTTCAAGGCCCTCACCTTCCCCGGGCTGCTGCTGGTGAGCGCGACCGCCCTGCTCTACAACTACGGCTTCTTCACACTCCTCGCCTACACCCCCTTCCCCCTGAACATGGGCACCTATTCGATCGGCTTCATCTTCTTCGGCTGGGGCCTGATGCTCGCCCTGTCCTCGGTGGTCATCGCCCCGAAACTGCAGCGCCGCTTCGGAACCGTGCCCATGATGGCCCTCGCGCTGTCCCTGTTCGCGGCGGATCTGGCGGTCATGGCCGTATTCACCGACCACAAGCCGGTTCTCGTCATCGGCACGGTCATCTCCGGCCTGTTCCTCGGCGTCAACAACACCCTGATCACCGAGGCCGTCATGGAGGCCGCCCCCGTCGAACGCTCCACCGCCTCCGCCGCCTACAGCTTCGTTCGCTTCGCCGGCGGCGCCGCCGCCCCCTACCTCGCGGGCAAACTCGGTGAACACCAAGCCTCCCTCCCCTTCTGGGTAGGCGCCGCCTGCACCGCCGCCGC